One window from the genome of Desulfobotulus pelophilus encodes:
- the rpoZ gene encoding DNA-directed RNA polymerase subunit omega, whose protein sequence is MARVTIEDCLSKVPNRFKLVHMAAKRVRQLREGSEYLVQRAKNEDVVMALREIAAGRVVSDTDSGSKKGDK, encoded by the coding sequence ATGGCACGTGTGACCATTGAAGACTGTCTGAGTAAAGTTCCCAACCGGTTTAAGCTTGTGCATATGGCTGCTAAACGGGTACGCCAGCTGCGGGAGGGATCTGAGTATCTGGTACAGCGGGCAAAAAATGAGGATGTGGTAATGGCTTTGCGGGAGATTGCCGCGGGTCGGGTTGTCTCGGATACGGACTCCGGCAGCAAAAAGGGTGATAAATAA
- the pssA gene encoding CDP-diacylglycerol--serine O-phosphatidyltransferase encodes MKKTNGMSRARKGVYVLPNMLTSMNLFCGFYAIISAINGQYETAAISIFVAIVFDILDGKVARATNTTSRFGIEYDSLADLISFGLAPGLLIYLWALQPMGRLGWLAAFLFMICGALRLARFNSMVDATPGSDFSGLPIPGAAAMAATTLLLCERTLVSFVEWPFIPMIMLYALSFLMVSNVRYSSFKKHSLFKRFNFHVLVACILIFVFIAAEPPVALFLISLIYVLSGPLGMLKGHKDEPVEEVLGEEKLDS; translated from the coding sequence ATGAAAAAAACAAATGGGATGTCCCGCGCCCGGAAGGGTGTGTATGTGCTGCCTAATATGTTAACTTCCATGAATCTTTTCTGTGGCTTTTATGCCATTATCTCTGCCATCAACGGGCAGTACGAGACAGCGGCTATCTCTATTTTTGTCGCTATTGTTTTTGATATACTGGATGGCAAGGTGGCCAGGGCAACCAATACAACCAGCCGATTCGGCATAGAGTATGACTCCCTTGCCGATCTGATTTCCTTTGGTCTGGCCCCGGGTCTGCTGATTTATCTCTGGGCTTTACAGCCTATGGGAAGGTTGGGATGGCTTGCTGCTTTTCTTTTCATGATCTGCGGAGCTTTGCGCCTGGCTCGTTTCAATTCCATGGTGGACGCGACTCCCGGAAGTGATTTTTCTGGTCTTCCCATTCCCGGAGCGGCGGCCATGGCGGCCACAACGCTGCTTTTGTGTGAACGAACGCTGGTAAGTTTTGTGGAATGGCCTTTTATTCCCATGATTATGCTGTATGCGCTTTCTTTTCTCATGGTAAGTAATGTCCGTTATAGCAGTTTTAAAAAACACAGCCTTTTCAAACGGTTTAACTTCCATGTGCTGGTGGCCTGCATACTGATCTTTGTGTTCATTGCTGCCGAACCACCGGTGGCCCTTTTTCTTATTTCCCTTATCTATGTTCTTTCCGGTCCCCTTGGGATGCTGAAGGGGCATAAGGATGAACCGGTAGAAGAGGTTTTGGGAGAAGAAAAGCTGGACAGCTGA
- the folE2 gene encoding GTP cyclohydrolase FolE2 has translation MKDVQRQRDERNLPIDKVGIKNLKYPITVLDREKGRQQTVADISMYVDLPHDAKGTHMSRFVEMLHLFREEVSLRSFSTILQEMRTLLEAERAHIDVTFPYFIEKKAPVSKEPGLMDYSCTISGSISAEGRTDLLSTVRVPVMSVCPCSLEISDIGAHTQRGMVTVSVRFRKFFWIEALIQRIEGCASSDVFSVLKRVDEKAVTEHAFRNPKFVEDIVRDVALSLQEDPNITWFSVSAENYESIHNHSAFAQIASESLQAL, from the coding sequence ATGAAAGATGTGCAGCGTCAGCGGGATGAGCGTAATCTGCCCATTGACAAGGTGGGTATCAAGAATCTGAAATATCCCATTACGGTTCTGGACCGTGAAAAGGGCAGGCAGCAGACCGTTGCGGATATATCCATGTATGTGGATCTGCCCCATGATGCCAAGGGCACCCATATGAGCCGCTTTGTGGAAATGCTGCATCTTTTCCGTGAGGAGGTTTCCCTTCGGTCCTTTTCAACCATTCTGCAGGAAATGCGTACCCTGCTGGAGGCAGAAAGAGCTCATATTGATGTGACCTTTCCGTATTTTATCGAAAAGAAAGCACCCGTGAGTAAAGAGCCGGGACTGATGGATTATTCCTGCACCATTTCCGGGTCCATATCCGCAGAAGGCAGAACGGATCTTCTTTCCACGGTTCGGGTACCGGTAATGTCGGTTTGTCCCTGTTCGTTAGAAATCAGCGACATTGGTGCCCATACCCAGAGGGGGATGGTGACGGTTTCTGTGCGTTTCCGGAAATTTTTCTGGATAGAGGCTCTTATTCAAAGAATTGAAGGCTGTGCTTCCAGCGATGTTTTTTCCGTGCTGAAAAGAGTGGATGAAAAAGCGGTAACGGAGCATGCTTTCCGGAATCCCAAATTTGTAGAGGATATTGTGCGGGATGTGGCCCTTTCTTTACAGGAAGATCCCAACATTACCTGGTTTTCCGTGAGTGCGGAAAATTATGAATCCATTCATAACCACAGTGCCTTTGCCCAGATTGCCAGCGAATCTCTGCAAGCTCTTTAA
- a CDS encoding aldehyde dehydrogenase family protein codes for MRENRVGGNGHHTECRNPATDEVLGYSPLHSPEEVAGFIRKAEEVHSEWSALPLKRKIVAMKKIRRYMVDHLDDLALSIARDNGKTRMDALATEVFPAIAALGYYCRKAAFFLKDRSVGPSSLLFWNKRSRIRRLPFGVVGVISPWNYPFVIPFSEVVMALLAGNCVVLKAATETQMAGLALKECLDAGGLPEGVFSYVNMGGPDASRAFLEHGVQKLFFTGSVSAGKQVAELAARKLIPVCLELGGNDAMLVCEDADLHRAASGALWAGFQNAGQSCGGVERVYVHKDVYAPFLEILKEKTLRLRVGYDLDHGVDVGCMTTLRQVETVQGHLADALEKGASVFVRAASYSGKDSSRFVTPVVLTEVDHSMKVMREETFGPVLAVMKVQDMDEGVRLANDSTLGLTCSVWSRNGKRAETLARKIFVGVATINDHLMSHGLPETPWGGPGETGGGRTHGQQGFDEMTLPSVLVQDRFAFFARKNLWWYPHGPSVYQGIRGACHFFYGHDLMQRLKGSWGLIRILPRMLKP; via the coding sequence ATGCGTGAGAATCGGGTCGGGGGTAATGGACACCATACGGAGTGCAGAAATCCTGCAACGGATGAGGTTCTGGGGTATTCGCCTCTGCACAGTCCGGAGGAAGTGGCAGGCTTTATCCGTAAGGCGGAGGAGGTGCACTCCGAATGGTCTGCCCTTCCCCTGAAAAGAAAAATCGTAGCAATGAAAAAGATCCGCCGCTACATGGTGGATCATCTGGATGATCTGGCACTGAGCATAGCAAGGGATAATGGCAAAACGAGAATGGATGCACTGGCAACGGAGGTCTTTCCAGCCATAGCCGCTCTTGGTTATTATTGCAGAAAAGCGGCTTTTTTTCTCAAGGACCGTTCCGTTGGGCCATCTTCTTTACTTTTCTGGAACAAACGGAGCAGGATCCGGCGCCTACCCTTTGGTGTGGTGGGTGTAATTTCTCCCTGGAATTATCCTTTTGTCATTCCGTTTTCAGAAGTGGTGATGGCTCTGCTTGCGGGAAACTGTGTGGTGCTCAAGGCGGCAACGGAAACCCAGATGGCCGGGTTGGCACTGAAGGAGTGTCTGGATGCGGGGGGATTACCGGAGGGAGTTTTTTCCTATGTAAATATGGGGGGACCGGATGCTTCCCGGGCATTTCTGGAGCATGGAGTGCAGAAACTTTTTTTTACAGGATCCGTTTCCGCAGGAAAGCAGGTTGCGGAACTGGCTGCCAGAAAACTGATTCCCGTCTGTCTGGAGCTGGGCGGGAATGACGCTATGCTGGTCTGTGAGGATGCGGACCTGCATCGTGCCGCATCCGGAGCTCTGTGGGCGGGTTTTCAGAATGCGGGCCAGTCCTGTGGCGGGGTGGAACGGGTGTATGTCCATAAAGATGTCTACGCCCCGTTTCTGGAGATTCTGAAGGAAAAGACCCTGAGACTGAGAGTAGGATATGACCTTGACCATGGGGTGGATGTGGGATGCATGACGACCCTGCGTCAGGTGGAAACCGTGCAGGGGCATCTGGCGGATGCCCTGGAGAAGGGAGCCAGCGTATTCGTCCGTGCAGCATCATATTCAGGAAAGGATTCCTCCCGGTTTGTGACTCCTGTCGTACTGACGGAAGTGGATCATTCCATGAAGGTGATGCGGGAGGAGACCTTTGGTCCCGTGCTGGCCGTGATGAAGGTGCAGGATATGGATGAGGGAGTCCGGCTGGCCAATGACTCCACTTTGGGTCTGACCTGTTCCGTCTGGTCCCGCAATGGAAAGAGGGCGGAGACCCTTGCCCGGAAAATTTTTGTGGGGGTAGCCACCATCAATGACCACCTCATGAGCCACGGGTTGCCGGAAACCCCCTGGGGAGGTCCCGGGGAAACGGGGGGAGGGCGCACCCATGGTCAGCAGGGGTTTGATGAAATGACCCTGCCTTCGGTGCTGGTGCAGGACCGTTTTGCCTTTTTTGCAAGAAAGAATCTCTGGTGGTATCCCCACGGTCCTTCCGTTTATCAGGGGATTCGCGGAGCCTGTCATTTTTTTTATGGTCATGATCTCATGCAGCGCCTGAAGGGAAGCTGGGGTCTGATCCGGATTCTGCCAAGAATGCTAAAACCGTGA
- a CDS encoding class I SAM-dependent methyltransferase, whose translation MKNVQGRGVVFVYNTDLIERTKGFMDPEEGERLFQLALDAGRMGPCLEIGSYCGKSALYMGPACQSHGGILYSIDHHRGNEEQQPGELYHDPELVDPRTGRMDTLFFLRKVLAEAELEDTVVPLVGGSDHIARFWHTPLSLVFIDGGHTFKAAYTDYVSWFSHVQPGGFLVVHDIFERPEDGGQAPWYVYETAKKSGLFEELPRTKSLGVLRRYRPGELPPDLPE comes from the coding sequence ATGAAAAACGTGCAAGGAAGGGGAGTTGTTTTTGTGTATAATACTGATCTGATTGAACGGACAAAAGGTTTTATGGACCCGGAAGAAGGGGAGCGCCTTTTTCAGCTGGCGCTGGATGCAGGGCGTATGGGACCCTGCCTTGAAATAGGCAGCTACTGCGGGAAATCAGCCCTTTACATGGGGCCGGCTTGTCAGTCACATGGGGGGATTCTCTATTCCATTGATCATCACAGGGGCAATGAAGAGCAGCAGCCTGGAGAACTCTATCATGACCCGGAGCTGGTTGACCCCCGTACCGGCCGTATGGACACTCTGTTTTTTCTGCGGAAAGTTCTGGCAGAAGCGGAACTGGAAGATACGGTGGTCCCCCTTGTTGGCGGGTCAGACCACATTGCCCGTTTCTGGCATACTCCCCTTTCCCTTGTTTTTATTGATGGGGGGCACACATTCAAGGCGGCGTATACGGATTATGTGAGCTGGTTTTCCCATGTGCAGCCCGGTGGTTTTTTAGTGGTGCATGATATTTTTGAGCGTCCGGAGGACGGGGGGCAGGCTCCCTGGTATGTTTATGAAACGGCTAAAAAATCAGGTCTTTTTGAAGAGCTGCCCCGTACAAAGTCCCTTGGGGTGCTGCGGCGTTATCGGCCGGGGGAATTGCCTCCGGATCTTCCTGAATGA
- a CDS encoding phosphatidylserine decarboxylase family protein: MNAFLRPELPSESGFPIARAGYPFILISVFVTAIAALAGWAWLTGLGLCASLFCFWFFRDPDRLIPADPEAMVSPADGKVIVAQRVDSHPYGDGPAFQISIFMSVFNVHVNRIPFDGTVREIRYQPGRFFNASLDKASKDNERNALLIETPSSVKFWTVQVAGLVARRIICRVREGDQVSRGVRFGIICFGSRLDLYLPEGFACSVKVGERVSAGTTTLGSLR; the protein is encoded by the coding sequence ATGAATGCTTTTCTGCGACCTGAACTTCCTTCTGAAAGCGGCTTTCCCATTGCAAGGGCCGGATACCCGTTTATTTTGATTTCCGTTTTTGTGACGGCCATTGCTGCCCTTGCTGGGTGGGCATGGCTGACTGGATTGGGGCTTTGCGCCAGCCTTTTCTGCTTCTGGTTTTTTCGTGACCCGGATCGTCTGATTCCGGCTGATCCGGAAGCCATGGTTTCGCCTGCCGACGGGAAAGTAATTGTAGCACAAAGGGTGGATTCTCATCCTTATGGAGATGGGCCTGCATTTCAGATCAGTATTTTCATGTCTGTCTTCAATGTTCATGTGAACAGAATTCCCTTTGACGGTACTGTACGGGAGATTCGGTATCAGCCCGGGCGTTTTTTTAATGCCAGTCTTGACAAAGCGTCAAAGGATAATGAGCGGAATGCACTTCTCATAGAGACCCCGTCTTCGGTAAAATTCTGGACCGTGCAGGTGGCAGGCCTTGTGGCCCGCCGTATCATCTGCAGAGTACGGGAAGGTGATCAGGTATCAAGGGGCGTTCGTTTTGGGATTATCTGTTTTGGATCCCGCCTGGATCTGTATCTGCCCGAAGGTTTTGCGTGCTCCGTCAAAGTGGGTGAGCGTGTGTCCGCTGGCACAACAACACTGGGGAGTCTGAGATGA
- a CDS encoding tRNA lysidine(34) synthetase: MLEKNKNYTKISKAVGRAAFQYRMFDSGERIAVGLSGGKDSLTLLRVLVDRQRISAIPYTLHPVYVDPGFDGGFDQDLVRWCAELGLSLTVEKTTHGPLAHSEENRKKSPCFLCALMRRKRLFSIAGDMGCRTLALGHTKDDIIETLFMNMCYAGKIGTMVPRQDLFKGRLRIIRPLSLVDEQQIVKLTRTFPDLFPVFSNPCPSAAHSKRRQIKGFLETLYRQDKKIKNNVFRSMGNVRMEYMLQSPPEADCHNPHTGEDEE, encoded by the coding sequence TTGCTGGAAAAAAATAAAAATTATACCAAAATCTCCAAGGCGGTAGGCAGGGCCGCTTTTCAGTATCGGATGTTTGATTCAGGAGAGCGTATAGCCGTTGGCCTTTCCGGAGGTAAAGACAGCCTTACTCTGCTCCGGGTGCTGGTGGACCGGCAGCGCATTTCGGCCATCCCGTACACGCTGCATCCCGTTTATGTGGACCCTGGTTTTGACGGCGGTTTCGATCAAGACCTGGTCCGGTGGTGCGCCGAACTGGGACTTTCCCTTACCGTAGAAAAAACGACCCATGGCCCCCTTGCCCACAGTGAGGAAAACCGTAAAAAGAGTCCCTGTTTTCTCTGCGCACTTATGCGGCGGAAGCGTCTCTTTTCCATTGCCGGAGATATGGGATGCCGGACTCTTGCTCTGGGGCATACCAAAGATGACATCATTGAAACACTTTTTATGAATATGTGTTACGCGGGTAAGATCGGTACCATGGTACCCCGCCAGGATCTTTTTAAGGGACGGTTGCGCATTATAAGGCCTCTCAGTCTGGTGGATGAGCAGCAGATTGTGAAATTGACGCGGACTTTTCCAGATCTTTTTCCCGTGTTCAGCAATCCATGCCCATCTGCGGCACATAGCAAGCGCAGGCAGATTAAGGGGTTTCTCGAAACCCTCTATCGTCAGGATAAAAAAATTAAAAACAATGTTTTCAGATCTATGGGCAATGTGCGCATGGAGTACATGCTGCAGTCTCCCCCGGAGGCAGACTGTCACAACCCGCATACGGGTGAGGATGAGGAATGA
- a CDS encoding TetR/AcrR family transcriptional regulator: MTVLERTRGYARSEILDAATRLFLDKGVDKASLSDIASGAGVSKGTLHYHFASKNDLIFAITEAHMESITAELLRVLDHRGENPEELFSLLMTSLLEARTRGRLHLHLVGEAVGDNSVLGKRIETSYQRWEEMLSAALLRLFPGHRAAGAVASLMIAIIDGFIIQDLIRQNELPLSLLIESLMAMNRSFVVQDISEEESFRKG, encoded by the coding sequence ATGACGGTTTTGGAAAGAACCAGGGGATATGCCCGCAGTGAGATTCTGGATGCGGCAACCCGTCTTTTTCTGGATAAAGGCGTAGACAAGGCTTCCTTGTCGGATATTGCTTCCGGTGCGGGTGTCAGCAAGGGGACATTGCATTACCATTTTGCATCTAAAAATGATTTGATATTTGCCATCACGGAAGCCCACATGGAGTCGATTACCGCAGAACTGTTGAGAGTTCTGGATCATCGGGGGGAGAATCCAGAAGAGCTGTTTTCTCTGCTTATGACGTCTCTCCTTGAGGCCAGAACCAGAGGGCGTCTTCATCTTCATCTGGTTGGTGAGGCCGTAGGCGATAATTCCGTATTGGGGAAAAGGATAGAAACAAGCTACCAGCGCTGGGAGGAAATGCTGTCTGCCGCATTATTACGCCTGTTTCCAGGCCACAGAGCGGCGGGAGCAGTGGCCAGCCTTATGATAGCCATCATTGACGGATTTATTATTCAGGATCTTATAAGGCAGAATGAGCTGCCGCTGTCCCTGCTGATTGAATCTTTGATGGCTATGAACAGGAGCTTTGTGGTGCAGGATATTTCGGAAGAAGAGAGTTTCCGGAAGGGGTAG
- the greA gene encoding transcription elongation factor GreA, which translates to MERIPITKEGYEHLKKELEHLKSVERPRNIEAIEVARAHGDLSENAEYDAAKERQSFLEGRIADLSFKLANADVIDTSKVTRDKVVFGCRILLENVDSGAEVTYQLVGPDESDISKGKISVSSPLGRAILGKVPGDEVVVDAPGGKRCYELVDIL; encoded by the coding sequence TTGGAACGTATTCCCATTACCAAGGAAGGGTATGAGCACCTTAAAAAGGAGCTTGAACATCTGAAGAGTGTAGAAAGGCCCAGGAATATAGAGGCCATAGAGGTTGCCCGTGCCCATGGCGATCTTTCTGAAAATGCTGAGTACGATGCTGCCAAGGAGCGGCAGTCCTTTCTTGAAGGCCGTATTGCAGACCTCAGCTTCAAGCTGGCTAATGCCGATGTAATTGATACATCGAAGGTTACCAGAGATAAGGTGGTGTTTGGTTGCCGCATCCTTCTGGAGAATGTGGACTCCGGTGCTGAGGTGACCTATCAGCTCGTGGGTCCGGATGAATCGGATATCAGTAAGGGCAAAATCTCCGTATCCTCTCCCCTGGGCAGGGCTATCCTTGGCAAGGTCCCCGGAGATGAGGTTGTGGTGGATGCTCCCGGTGGTAAACGTTGTTATGAGCTTGTGGATATTTTATAA
- a CDS encoding iron-containing alcohol dehydrogenase, with protein MLPSSFEFHNPVKIISGYKVLDNLPYELSQMGAERPLIITDRGVVEAGLVRIVRSAFDSSGMTIGAVYDDVPPDSSVDTVNAIADVYRKNQCDSLVAVGGGSPIDTAKGVNILVSHEKGTLKDYMGADRLSGPLKPLVVVPTTAGTGSEVTLVAVIADTRDNVKMAFVSRHLMPDVALLDPRMTLTMPAKITASTGMDALSHAMEAWVGLQKNPLSDAHATAAITLIRHYLPLAIADGKDRTARLALANASCMAGAAFSNSMVGMVHALGHAAGAVCHIPHGVAMGIFLPHGLRYNLLKRADIIGELLLPFAGADIYAATPSAQRADRLIALLVEFQRFLKEKAGLPMRLKDAGVRDDQLGAIALKAINDGALMMNPAEMDMDDARRLLAEAF; from the coding sequence ATGCTGCCTTCCAGTTTTGAGTTCCATAATCCGGTTAAAATTATTTCCGGTTACAAAGTACTGGATAATCTGCCCTATGAGCTTTCGCAGATGGGTGCTGAACGTCCCCTTATCATAACGGACAGGGGCGTTGTGGAGGCGGGTCTTGTGCGCATAGTCCGTTCTGCTTTTGACAGTTCCGGTATGACCATTGGTGCTGTTTATGATGATGTTCCTCCGGATTCGTCCGTGGATACGGTTAACGCCATAGCCGATGTGTACCGGAAAAACCAATGTGATAGCCTGGTGGCTGTGGGAGGCGGTTCTCCCATAGATACGGCCAAAGGCGTGAATATTCTGGTTTCCCATGAAAAGGGGACCTTGAAGGATTATATGGGGGCGGATCGCCTAAGTGGCCCCCTGAAACCGTTGGTTGTGGTGCCTACCACAGCCGGAACGGGGTCGGAAGTTACCCTTGTAGCTGTCATTGCGGATACCCGGGATAATGTGAAAATGGCTTTTGTCTCGCGTCATCTGATGCCGGATGTAGCCCTGCTGGATCCTAGGATGACCCTTACCATGCCGGCAAAGATTACGGCGTCAACGGGGATGGATGCTTTAAGTCATGCCATGGAGGCCTGGGTTGGTCTGCAAAAAAATCCCCTGAGTGATGCCCATGCCACGGCAGCCATTACCCTCATCCGCCACTATCTTCCCCTTGCCATTGCGGATGGAAAAGACCGCACAGCGAGGCTGGCCCTTGCCAATGCTTCCTGCATGGCCGGGGCTGCTTTTTCCAACTCCATGGTGGGAATGGTGCATGCTCTGGGACATGCTGCCGGTGCGGTCTGCCATATACCCCATGGCGTGGCCATGGGTATCTTTCTGCCCCACGGGCTCCGGTATAATCTTTTGAAAAGGGCGGATATCATCGGAGAGCTTCTTTTGCCCTTTGCGGGGGCCGATATCTATGCGGCAACACCTTCAGCCCAGAGAGCGGACCGGCTCATTGCGTTGCTGGTTGAATTTCAGCGCTTCCTGAAAGAAAAAGCGGGATTGCCTATGCGTCTGAAGGATGCGGGAGTTCGTGACGATCAGCTGGGAGCCATTGCGCTGAAAGCCATAAATGATGGCGCGCTGATGATGAACCCCGCAGAGATGGATATGGATGATGCCCGCAGGCTCCTTGCCGAAGCTTTCTGA
- a CDS encoding aspartate-semialdehyde dehydrogenase: protein MSGKLLNVAVAGATGAVGNEMIRGLESRNFPVKSLKLLASSRSVGRTLSFRGQDIAVEELTADSFTGVDIALFSAGGGPSLAFAPHAAAAGCVVVDNSSAWRMDPDVPLVVPEANPEAVAGYVGKGIIANPNCSTIQMLVALAPIHRTYGLKRIVVSTYQAVSGTGKKAIDELSVQTQAVLDRADPVCGVYPHRIAFNCLPHIDVFLENGYTKEEMKMVNETRKILGDATIGITATTVRVPVFYGHSEAVNVETRMPFDMKDVRNLLRAAPGVRVVDDPAGNVYPMAIDATGQDDTLVGRIRRDESMENAMNLWIVADNIRKGAATNTIQIAEILAEKYL from the coding sequence ATGTCCGGAAAACTTTTGAATGTTGCCGTTGCCGGTGCAACGGGTGCCGTTGGCAATGAAATGATCCGTGGTCTTGAGTCTCGTAACTTTCCCGTTAAGTCGTTGAAACTTCTTGCTTCCAGCCGTTCCGTTGGACGGACGTTGTCATTTCGGGGGCAGGATATAGCCGTGGAAGAGCTTACAGCAGATTCGTTTACGGGCGTGGATATAGCTCTGTTTTCCGCAGGCGGTGGACCGAGCCTTGCGTTTGCCCCCCATGCGGCAGCAGCGGGGTGTGTCGTGGTGGATAATTCCAGTGCCTGGCGCATGGACCCTGATGTCCCCCTTGTGGTCCCTGAGGCCAACCCGGAGGCTGTTGCTGGCTATGTGGGTAAGGGTATTATTGCCAATCCGAATTGTTCTACCATACAGATGCTGGTGGCATTGGCGCCCATTCATCGTACATACGGGCTGAAGCGCATTGTGGTTTCAACCTATCAGGCGGTGTCTGGTACGGGTAAAAAAGCCATTGACGAACTGTCCGTACAGACACAGGCTGTTCTTGACAGGGCAGATCCGGTATGCGGAGTGTATCCCCATCGTATTGCCTTCAATTGTTTGCCCCATATTGATGTTTTTCTGGAAAATGGGTATACGAAAGAAGAGATGAAGATGGTGAACGAAACCAGAAAAATTCTTGGGGACGCCACCATCGGTATCACGGCTACAACCGTTCGTGTGCCAGTTTTTTATGGGCATTCTGAAGCTGTGAATGTCGAAACCCGTATGCCCTTTGATATGAAGGATGTCCGGAACCTGCTTCGAGCTGCACCCGGTGTGCGTGTGGTGGATGACCCTGCGGGTAATGTGTATCCCATGGCCATTGATGCGACTGGCCAGGATGATACTCTGGTGGGACGTATTCGAAGGGATGAATCCATGGAGAATGCCATGAACCTTTGGATTGTGGCGGATAATATCCGCAAAGGTGCAGCCACCAACACCATTCAGATTGCCGAAATACTGGCTGAAAAGTACCTTTGA